The nucleotide sequence GGTGGGCGAAAGTGGCGGCACACTCTCCGGCGGACAACGTCAGCGCCTCGGCATCGCGCGCGCGTTTTTAATTAATCCGCAGATCCTGCTCCTCGATGAAGCCACGAGCCAGCTCGACATCGAGAGCGAAGAGAAAATCCGTCAGGCCCTCGCCGAACTCGTGCGCGGTCGCACCACCTTCATTGTCGCGCATCGCCTCAGCACCATCACCAACGCCGATCGCATCTTGGTAATGGACGAGGGACGTATCTGCGAAACGGGCACGCACGAAGAACTGCTGGCGCGCAAGGGGTTCTATCACCGCACCGTTGAGATCCATCGCGAAGCGACCGCTCCGCGCTGAGGGCGGAGCGGTCGCGGACTGCGATCGATTAACGGCTTTACGCGAGCGCTTCCGCGATGCGCTTGAGCGCCTTCTCGACGTTGGCGCGCGAGTTGAACGCGCTGATGCGCACGTGACCTTCGCCGCAGGTGCCGAAACCCGCGCCCGGCGTGCACACCACACCGGCTTTGTTCAGCAGCAGGTCGAAAAATTCCCACGAGTCACGGCCGGTGTTGATCCAGATGTAAGGCGCGTTGTCACCGCCCACGCAGCTGAAACCGAGATCGGTCATGGCCGTGCGGATGAGCGCGGCGTTTTCCAGATAGAAATCGGTTTTCTCCTTCACCTGCGCCTGCCCTTCGGCGGAGTAGATCGCGGCGGCGGCGAGCTGCACCGGGTAGGAGACGCCGTTGAACTTGGTGGCTTGGCGGCGGTTCCACAACGCGTGCACCGAGTGGGCCTGGCCGGTGGAGTCGAAAGCTTGCAGCTTCTTCGGCACGACGGTGTAGGCGCAACGCGTGCCCGTGAAACCGGCGGTCTTGGAAAAACTGCGGAACTCGATCGCCACTTCGTCGGCCCCCGGGATCTCGTAGATCGAGCGCGGAATCGATTCGTCGCGGATGAAGGCCACGTAAGCCGCGTCGAACAAAATGATCGACTGGTTGGCCTTCGCGTAAGCCACCCAGGCGGCGAGCTGCTCGCGGGTCGCGACTGCACCAGTGGGATTATTGGGGAAGCAGAGATAGATGAGGTCGGTCGGCTCGGTCGGGATCGCCGGCACGTAGTTGTTCTCGGGCGTGCAATCGAGATACGTCACGCCCTGGTAACGCTGATCGACGTTGGGACCGGTGCGACCCGCCATGACGTTGGTGTCGATGTAGACCGGGTAAACGGGGTCGGGAATGGCGAGCTTCAGGCCATCCTCGGCGAAGATTTCCTGGATGTTGGCACTGTCACACTTCGCGCCGTCGGATACGAAAATCTCATCGGCGGTGATCGCGCAATCACGGCTGGCATAGTCACCCGCGGCGATGGCCTCGCGGAGGAACTTGTAACCCTGCTCCGGGCCGTAGCCCTTGAAGGACTCGCGCTTCGACAATTCGTCGGCGCCCTGGTGCAGCGCTTTGACGCAAACATCCGGCAAAGGCTCGGTCACGTCGCCGATACCGAGACGGATGATCGGCTTGTCCGGGTTGGCCTCGACGTAGGCGCTGACGCGCTTGGAGATGTCGGCGAAGAGGTAGGAAGCTTTCAGCTTCAGGTAGTTTTCGTTGATGCGAATCATGGGAAAGAGATGGGGGTGGGTGAGATCGGCCCGATCAATGGATCGGGCAAAAACTTGAATAAGTCCGGCGCTCGGAGTGAGATCAAGCCCACTTCGGTCGTTCCCCGATTCCGTCCTATGCAGACCCTCGACTCCGTTTCCGCCATGCAAGCGCTGGCTGGTGAGCTTCGCGCCGCCGGCCGCACCGTCGCCTTGGTGCCCACCATGGGTGCCCTGCACGAGGGTCACCTCGATTTGATCCGACTCGCCGCCACCCGCGCCGACGTCGTGGTCGTGTCGATTTTTGTAAACCCGACACAGTTCGGGCCGAACGAGGACTACACCCGCTATCCGCGAGACCTGGAGGGCGATCTCGCCAAATGCGCCGACGCCGGCGCGCACCACGCCTTCATTCCCACCAAAGACGCCCTCTACCCGCCCGGCTATTCCACCTACGTGAACGAGGAGTCCGTGGCCAAACCGCTCGAAGGCGTGTCGCGGCCCGCCCACTTCCGCGGCGTCACGACCATTGTCACCAAACTCTTCAACATCGTCCAACCCACCTGCGCGATCTTTGGACAAAAGGACGCCCAGCAAGTCGCCGTGATTCGCAAAGTGGTGACCGATCTCCACCTGCCGGTGGAAATCGTGACCGCGCCGACCACCCGCGACGACGACGGCGTCGCCTTGAGCTCGCGCAATGCCTACCTCACGCCCCTCCAACGCACGGCAGCCGCCGCCATCCCGCAAACCTTGGAAACCGTCAAATCCATGGTGGCCAAAGGCGAGCGCCGCGCCGAACGACTGACCGCCGAAGCCACCCACCTGCTCTCCCAGTTTCGCCAGATCCGGATCATCTACATCGCCGTGGTCGATCCGCTCACCATGCAAACCCAGCGCGAAGTGGTGCCCGGCAACTCCCTGCTCGCGGTCGCCGTCTGGGTCGAGGAAACGCGCCTCATTGACAACGCTCTGCTGTGACGACGGCGGAGTGGTTAACCACGAAATATACGAAAAGCGCGAAAAGGTCCTGAGCTTAATTCACCCCACTTTGCCTCCGCCCCTTTCGTCCGACCAGACAGCTAGCATGACTGTCGTTCCGGTTTTTGAATGTTTTGTGATTTCTCTCTCGTTTACTAAAATTTTCTCATGACACCGACCATCCGTCCCGCCACGCCCGATGATATCGCGGCCATTCACGCCATCTACGCGCACCACGTCCAATACGGCACCGGCACATTCGAAATCGAGGCGCCCACGGTCGAGGCCATGCGCAGTCGTTTCAAACAAACGGCCGGTCGCGATTATCCTTTTTACGTGGCGGTC is from Synoicihabitans lomoniglobus and encodes:
- a CDS encoding LL-diaminopimelate aminotransferase translates to MIRINENYLKLKASYLFADISKRVSAYVEANPDKPIIRLGIGDVTEPLPDVCVKALHQGADELSKRESFKGYGPEQGYKFLREAIAAGDYASRDCAITADEIFVSDGAKCDSANIQEIFAEDGLKLAIPDPVYPVYIDTNVMAGRTGPNVDQRYQGVTYLDCTPENNYVPAIPTEPTDLIYLCFPNNPTGAVATREQLAAWVAYAKANQSIILFDAAYVAFIRDESIPRSIYEIPGADEVAIEFRSFSKTAGFTGTRCAYTVVPKKLQAFDSTGQAHSVHALWNRRQATKFNGVSYPVQLAAAAIYSAEGQAQVKEKTDFYLENAALIRTAMTDLGFSCVGGDNAPYIWINTGRDSWEFFDLLLNKAGVVCTPGAGFGTCGEGHVRISAFNSRANVEKALKRIAEALA
- the panC gene encoding pantoate--beta-alanine ligase, which encodes MQTLDSVSAMQALAGELRAAGRTVALVPTMGALHEGHLDLIRLAATRADVVVVSIFVNPTQFGPNEDYTRYPRDLEGDLAKCADAGAHHAFIPTKDALYPPGYSTYVNEESVAKPLEGVSRPAHFRGVTTIVTKLFNIVQPTCAIFGQKDAQQVAVIRKVVTDLHLPVEIVTAPTTRDDDGVALSSRNAYLTPLQRTAAAAIPQTLETVKSMVAKGERRAERLTAEATHLLSQFRQIRIIYIAVVDPLTMQTQREVVPGNSLLAVAVWVEETRLIDNALL